The following are from one region of the Vidua macroura isolate BioBank_ID:100142 chromosome 15, ASM2450914v1, whole genome shotgun sequence genome:
- the LOC128814707 gene encoding LOW QUALITY PROTEIN: protocadherin beta-16-like (The sequence of the model RefSeq protein was modified relative to this genomic sequence to represent the inferred CDS: inserted 1 base in 1 codon), whose amino-acid sequence MTCGRRSGDRKRQVILFILCVCLSQSGAETLRYSLPEEMERDSFVANIAKDLGVPLSQLAARKARVVSEGNEQLFRLNQNTGVLTAKESLDREEICPQSDICTLVFKIFFENPLQLIRGEVEVRDVNDNSPVFPEKEMVLEILETAAPGSRFPLESAQDKDVGINGLQNYSLGPNPHFSLAIGTAKDGVKYLELVLQRQLDREEQGELNLLLTATDGGSPPRSGTAQVRIVVVDANDNIPVFERETYEVRLAENSPLEQLVVRVAAVDPDEGSNGEVRYAFTQTSERSRQLFQLNPTTGEIRVTGKLDFEEAKSHTMVVKATDGAGLSAHCKVQVEVLDVNDNAPEIALTSLSASIAEDAPPRTVVALFSVRDRDSGDNGRTECSIDGDLPFSLTPTFDNYYELRTNAALDRESTAEYNITITATDWGRKRLSSQESIFVQISDVNDNPPEFTQEVYTMSVTENNSPMLRIGSMKATDADAGINARVNYALVQQEGKEQPEVSVNAENGDVYILRPLDYEKVRAFEVTVRAADGGSPPLSAQAVLHIVVRDENDNAPVLLHPPADSSAAGELVPRWAPSGYLVAKVVAVDADAGQNAWLSYELAKATEPGLFRVGLHSGEVRTARAVTERDAARQRLIVLVRDRGQPPRSATATLAVALVDGFSEAHLRVSEEAPAAEPDGPLTFYLIASLVCVSALFLATAVAAVVVKVRRARRSEMENLPTFPTTATESSVGSLPRSYVYDVCFAAGTVNSEFRFLRPLFPCFPXRAASRPGRAAELGVLAGCSQPRGRGRLDCTGQCSPL is encoded by the exons ATGACGTGTGGGAGACGGAGCGGAGACAGAAAGAGGCAAGTGATCTTATTTATTCTGTGTGTTTGCCTGTCTCAGAGCGGGGCTGAAACCCTCCGCTACTCTCTGCCGGAGGAAATGGAGAGGGACTCCTTTGTCGCCAATATCGCCAAGGACCTGGGGGTTCCTCTGAGCCAGCTCGCGGCTCGCAAAGCCCGCGTTGTGTCCGAAGGGAACGAGCAGCTTTTCCGACTCAATCAAAACACCGGAGTCCTGACGGCAAAGGAATCGCTGGACCGAGAGGAGATCTGTCCTCAGAGCGACATCTGCACGCTCGTCTTTAAGATATTCTTTGAAAATCCGTTGCAGCTTATCCGAGGGGAGGTGGAAGTTCGTGACGTAAATGACAACTCGCCCGTGTTCCCGGAGAAGGAGATGGTTTTAGAGATTCTggaaacagcagctcctggctcccgTTTCCCCCTGGAAAGCGCCCAGGACAAGGACGTGGGCATTAACGGTTTGCAGAACTACAGCCTCGGACCCAATCCTCATTTCTCCCTCGCTATTGGAACAGCGAAAGATGGAGTAAAATACCTGGAACTTGTCCTACAACGCCAGCTCGATCGTGAAGAGCAGGGAGAACTGAATTTACTTCTGACCGCCACCGACGGGGGGTCACCACCCAGGTCGGGCACGGCTCAGGTCCGGATCGTGGTTGTGGATGCCAATGACAATATTCCTGTCTTCGAAAGGGAGACCTACGAGGTGCGCCTGGCTGAGAACAGCCCCCTGGAACAGCTGGTGGTCAGAGTCGCTGCCGTGGATCCCGACGAGGGGTCCAACGGAGAAGTGCGCTATGCCTTTACCCAGACATCAGAGCGATCCCGGCAGCTCTTCCAGCTGAACCCGACCACAGGTGAAATACGAGTCACGGGCAAGCTGGATTTTGAGGAAGCAAAATCCCACACTATGGTGGTTAAAGCCACGGACGGTGCGGGGCTATCTGCGCATTGCAAAGTGCAGGTGGAGGTCCTGGACGTGAATGACAACGCCCCGGAGATAGCGCTCACCTCCCTCAGCGCCTCCATTGCCGAGGACGCCCCGCCACGCACCGTGGTGGCTCTGTTCAGTGTGCGGGATCGGGACTCCGGGGACAACGGCAGGACGGAGTGTTCCATCGACGGGGACTTGCCATTTAGTCTCACTCCCACTTTTGATAATTACTACGAACTGAGAACAAACGCGGCTCTGGACAGGGAGAGTACGGCAGAGTATAACATTACCATCACAGCCACGGACTGGGGCAGGAAGCGGCTGAGCTCTCAGGAAAGCATCTTCGTGCAGATATCGGATGTGAACGACAACCCGCCAGAGTTCACCCAGGAGGTTTACACCATGTCTGTCACGGAGAACAACAGCCCCATGCTCCGGATCGGCAGCATGAAGGCCACGGACGCCGACGCAGGAATAAATGCCCGTGTGAACTACGCACTGGTGCAGCAGGAGGGCAAAGAGCAGCCCGAAGTGTCAGTCAATGCTGAAAACGGGGATGTTTATATCCTCCGCCCGCTGGACTATGAGAAGGTGCGCGCCTTCGAGGTGACAGTGCGCGCAGCCGACGGCGGCTCCCCGCCGCTCAGCGCCCAGGCCGTGCTGCACATCGTCGTGCGGGACGAGAACGATAACGCGCCCGTGCTGCTGCACCCGCCCGCCGACAGCAGCGCGGCCGGAGAGCTGGTGCCGCGCTGGGCACCCTCCGGCTACCTGGTGGCCAAGGTGGTGGCGGTGGACGCGGACGCGGGGCAGAACGCGTGGCTGTCGTACGAGCTGGCCAAGGCCACGGAGCCGGGGCTGTTCCGCGTGGGGCTGCACAGCGGCGAGGTGCGCACGGCGCGGGCCGTGACAGAGAGGGACGCGGCTCGGCAGAGACTCATCGTGCTGGTGCGGGACCGCGGGCAGCCGCCACGCTCTGCCACTGCCACTCTCGCCGTGGCACTGGTGGACGGCTTCTCCGAAGCCCATTTACGGGTGAGCGAGGAGGCACCGGCCGCCGAGCCTGACGGGCCGCTCACTTTTTACCTCATCGCCTCCCTCGTGTGCGTGTCGGCGCTGTTCCTCGCCACCGCGGTGGCCGCCGTGGTGGTGAAGGTGCGGCGGGCCAGGCGGAGCGAGATGGAGAATTTGCCCACGTTCCCGACGACTGCCACGGAGAGCAGCGTGGGCTCCCTGCCCCGCAGCTACGTGTACGACGTCTGCTTCGCCGCCGGGACCGTCAACAGCGAGTTCCGTTTCCTCAGGCCGCTCTTCCCCTGCTTCC GCCGGGCTGCCTCCCGGCCCGGGCGAGCAGCGGAGCTCGGTGTGCTCGCAGGATGCAGCCAACCTCGGGGGCGAGGGCGACTGGACTGCACAG GGCAGTGCTCCCCTCTCTGA